A single window of Pectobacterium parmentieri DNA harbors:
- a CDS encoding Gfo/Idh/MocA family protein, whose amino-acid sequence MKPQLPSVERVAESTVSTRRPRIGVVGLGSIAQKAYLPILSQAERWELVGAYSPDQQKTQRICQHYRMTSFSALDALAAHCDAVFVHSSTASHFSVVSQLLKAGVDVYVDKPLAETLEQAEALVELAEQQQKILMVGFNRRFAPCYQQLKQRLDQPASLRMDKHRIDSVGPQDVRFTLLDDYLHVVDTALWLAGGDAELNDGVLHANADGQLLYAEHHFQSGNCQVTTSMHRQAGSQREWVQAVAKGNLYQVDEMRGWREDREGMTFTPAVPSWQTTLEQRGFVGAVHHFMTAIEQRKPAETSGNQALLSQRMIEKLLRKS is encoded by the coding sequence ATGAAGCCTCAGTTACCCTCTGTGGAACGTGTCGCAGAATCTACCGTATCCACCCGACGCCCGCGTATTGGTGTTGTCGGGCTGGGATCTATCGCGCAGAAAGCCTATTTGCCGATTCTCAGTCAAGCTGAGCGCTGGGAACTGGTTGGTGCTTATTCTCCCGACCAGCAAAAAACGCAGCGGATTTGCCAGCACTATCGGATGACGAGTTTCTCTGCGTTGGATGCGTTAGCGGCACACTGTGATGCGGTTTTCGTTCATAGCAGCACCGCGAGTCATTTTTCCGTGGTGAGTCAACTGCTTAAGGCGGGCGTCGATGTTTATGTGGATAAACCGCTGGCAGAGACGCTGGAACAGGCGGAAGCGTTGGTCGAATTGGCGGAGCAACAACAAAAAATTTTGATGGTCGGTTTCAATCGCCGTTTTGCCCCTTGTTATCAGCAGCTAAAACAGCGGTTGGATCAACCCGCCTCTTTGCGTATGGATAAACACCGAATTGATAGCGTCGGGCCACAGGATGTGCGTTTTACCTTACTGGATGACTATCTGCATGTGGTGGATACTGCGCTATGGCTGGCAGGAGGTGATGCCGAATTGAACGATGGTGTTCTGCATGCCAATGCGGACGGCCAATTGTTGTATGCCGAGCATCATTTCCAGAGTGGCAACTGTCAGGTGACGACCAGTATGCATCGTCAGGCCGGTAGCCAGCGGGAATGGGTTCAGGCTGTCGCCAAAGGGAACCTATATCAAGTCGATGAGATGCGTGGATGGCGTGAAGATCGTGAAGGGATGACGTTCACCCCAGCGGTGCCATCCTGGCAAACTACGCTAGAACAACGCGGGTTTGTCGGTGCCGTGCATCATTTCATGACGGCGATTGAGCAACGGAAACCAGCGGAAACGTCAGGTAATCAGGCGTTACTGTCCCAGCGTATGATTGAGAAATTGCTGAGAAAAAGCTGA
- a CDS encoding YceH family protein encodes MKYQLDAREARVIGCMLEKQVTTPDQYPMSLNGITTACNQKTNREPVMELSESEVQQTLDLLVKKHFLRTLSGFGNRVVKYEHRFCNSEFGDLKLSPAEVALVTTLLLRGSQTPGELRTRAARLYDFSDVGEAESTLEQLQRRDDGPFVVRLAREAGKRESRYQHLFSGEVSDIAPPGEESASDNSLLLTERVEALEKEVAELKRQLAALLA; translated from the coding sequence ATGAAATACCAATTGGATGCTCGTGAAGCCCGCGTGATCGGCTGTATGTTGGAAAAGCAAGTCACCACGCCGGATCAATACCCTATGTCGTTAAACGGCATCACCACGGCCTGCAATCAGAAAACCAACCGCGAACCCGTGATGGAGCTGAGCGAAAGTGAGGTGCAGCAAACGTTGGATTTGCTCGTGAAAAAGCATTTTCTACGTACGCTCAGTGGCTTTGGTAACCGCGTTGTGAAATACGAACATCGTTTTTGTAATTCTGAATTTGGCGACCTGAAACTCTCTCCTGCGGAAGTCGCGCTGGTAACCACGCTTTTGCTCCGTGGCTCACAGACTCCGGGCGAACTGCGTACGCGTGCTGCCCGATTGTATGATTTTTCAGATGTTGGCGAAGCTGAGTCCACCCTTGAACAACTGCAACGGCGTGATGACGGGCCGTTTGTCGTAAGGCTTGCGCGGGAAGCGGGTAAACGGGAAAGCCGCTATCAGCATCTTTTCAGCGGTGAGGTCAGTGATATAGCGCCTCCTGGGGAAGAAAGCGCGAGCGACAATTCGCTTCTACTTACCGAGCGGGTTGAGGCGTTAGAAAAAGAGGTTGCTGAACTCAAACGCCAGCTTGCCGCGCTGTTAGCGTAA
- a CDS encoding TorD/DmsD family molecular chaperone encodes MNEFSIVCRLLGTLFYRQPQDTLLTPVFALIKEGKLAQHWPLDQDALLARWQKGLDLPAMAADYQALFDQENGSVSPLRSSYESDADDAEIRTFLQQRGMPLNDGAVGHFGSLLLAASWLEDQAQEDETAAQITLFDEYLLPWSDRFLGKVESHATTTFYRTLAIVCREALEAMRDELSENEEDEPEAEE; translated from the coding sequence ATGAACGAGTTTTCTATCGTGTGCCGCCTGTTGGGCACGCTGTTTTATCGCCAGCCGCAGGATACCTTGCTGACACCGGTATTTGCGCTGATTAAAGAAGGAAAACTGGCACAGCACTGGCCGCTGGATCAGGATGCCTTGCTAGCGCGGTGGCAAAAAGGTCTGGATTTGCCCGCAATGGCGGCAGATTATCAGGCGCTATTCGATCAGGAAAACGGATCGGTTTCGCCGTTGCGTTCGTCCTATGAAAGCGATGCCGATGATGCGGAAATTCGTACCTTTCTGCAACAGCGCGGCATGCCGTTAAATGACGGTGCAGTGGGTCATTTTGGCAGCTTGTTGCTGGCGGCGTCATGGCTGGAAGATCAGGCACAAGAAGATGAAACCGCGGCACAAATTACGCTGTTTGATGAATATCTATTACCGTGGAGCGATCGTTTTCTCGGGAAAGTCGAAAGCCATGCCACCACCACATTTTATCGCACACTGGCGATAGTGTGCCGCGAAGCGCTGGAAGCCATGCGGGATGAGTTGAGTGAAAATGAAGAAGACGAACCGGAAGCGGAAGAGTAA
- the argS gene encoding arginine--tRNA ligase yields MNIQALLSEKVSQALTAAGAPADSEAQIRQSAKAQFGDYQANGVMAVAKKLGMPPRQLAEKVVQLLALEGIAEKTEIAGPGFINIFLDKQWVASQVENALNAPKLGLTPVEPQTIVIDYSAPNVAKEMHVGHLRSTIIGDAAARTLAFLGHDVIRANHVGDWGTQFGMLIAYLEKMQNESANEMDLSDLEAFYREAKKHYDEDADFAERARGYVVKLQGGDEYCRQMWRKLVDITMTQNQINYERLNVTLTKQDVMGESLYNNMLPGIVADLKAKGLAVESEGATVVFLDEYKNKEGEPMGVIIQKKDGGYLYTTTDIACAKYRYETLNADRVLYYIDSRQHQHLMQAWTIVRKAGYVPDSVSLEHHMFGMMLGKDGKPFKTRAGGTIKLSELLDEAYDRALKLIADKNPQMESDELAALAKVVSIGAIKYADLSKSRTTDYVFDWDNMLAFEGNTAPYMQYAYTRVASIFKRAGIQEDTLTQPITLSDEREFALATRLLQFEETITSVAREGTPHVMCSYLYDLAGLFSGFYEHCPILNAETDDVRQSRLRLALLTAKTLKQGLDTLGIETVEKM; encoded by the coding sequence GTGAATATTCAGGCTCTTCTCTCCGAAAAAGTCAGCCAGGCGTTAACCGCCGCAGGCGCGCCAGCAGACAGCGAAGCTCAGATCCGTCAGTCGGCAAAAGCACAGTTTGGTGATTACCAGGCTAATGGCGTCATGGCCGTGGCAAAGAAACTGGGCATGCCACCGCGACAATTGGCTGAAAAAGTCGTCCAGCTTTTAGCGCTGGAGGGCATTGCGGAAAAAACAGAAATCGCAGGCCCGGGATTTATTAATATTTTTCTCGATAAGCAGTGGGTTGCGAGCCAGGTTGAGAATGCCCTGAATGCACCAAAACTGGGTTTAACGCCCGTTGAGCCACAAACGATCGTGATTGACTACTCCGCCCCCAACGTCGCGAAGGAAATGCACGTCGGCCACCTGCGCTCAACCATTATTGGTGATGCTGCCGCCCGCACGCTGGCATTTTTAGGCCACGACGTTATTCGCGCTAACCACGTCGGTGATTGGGGTACGCAGTTCGGCATGCTGATTGCTTACCTCGAAAAAATGCAAAACGAAAGTGCCAACGAGATGGATCTATCCGATCTTGAAGCGTTTTATCGTGAAGCAAAGAAACACTACGACGAAGATGCTGATTTCGCCGAGCGCGCACGCGGTTACGTAGTGAAATTGCAGGGTGGTGATGAATATTGCCGTCAGATGTGGCGCAAACTCGTCGATATCACCATGACGCAGAACCAGATCAACTATGAACGCCTCAATGTCACGCTGACCAAGCAGGATGTGATGGGTGAAAGCCTGTATAACAACATGCTGCCGGGCATCGTTGCCGATCTGAAAGCAAAAGGTTTAGCAGTTGAAAGCGAAGGCGCAACGGTGGTTTTCCTTGATGAATATAAAAACAAGGAAGGCGAACCAATGGGCGTCATCATCCAGAAAAAGGATGGCGGCTACCTCTACACCACGACAGATATCGCTTGTGCCAAATACCGTTATGAGACCCTGAACGCCGATCGTGTGCTTTACTACATCGATTCTCGCCAGCATCAGCATTTGATGCAAGCCTGGACCATCGTGCGTAAAGCGGGCTACGTACCTGATTCTGTCAGCCTTGAACACCATATGTTTGGCATGATGCTGGGCAAAGACGGTAAGCCATTCAAAACGCGTGCCGGTGGAACGATTAAACTGTCCGAACTGTTGGACGAAGCCTACGATCGCGCACTGAAACTCATCGCGGACAAAAATCCACAGATGGAAAGCGACGAATTAGCAGCGTTGGCGAAAGTGGTTTCTATCGGCGCAATTAAATACGCCGACCTATCGAAAAGCCGTACCACGGACTACGTTTTTGATTGGGACAACATGCTGGCGTTTGAAGGCAACACGGCACCGTATATGCAATACGCTTATACCCGTGTCGCGTCCATTTTCAAACGCGCGGGAATACAGGAAGACACCTTAACGCAGCCGATTACGCTGAGCGATGAGCGCGAATTTGCGCTTGCCACACGCCTACTGCAATTTGAAGAAACCATCACCTCCGTCGCCCGTGAAGGCACACCGCATGTGATGTGTAGCTACCTGTACGATCTGGCCGGCCTGTTCTCTGGCTTCTACGAGCACTGTCCGATTCTCAATGCCGAAACTGACGACGTGCGTCAGAGCCGTCTGAGACTGGCGCTGCTTACGGCAAAAACGCTGAAGCAAGGTCTGGACACATTGGGTATCGAAACCGTCGAGAAGATGTAA
- the murJ gene encoding murein biosynthesis integral membrane protein MurJ, which yields MNLLKSLAAVSSMTMLSRVLGFVRDAIVARIFGAGMATDAFFVAFKLPNLLRRIFAEGAFSQAFVPILAEYKSQQGDEATRTFLAYVSGMLTLILALVTVAGMVAAPWVIMVTAPGFAATPERFELTSNLLRVTFPYILLISLTSMVGSVLNTWNRFSVPAFAPTLLNVSMIGFSLFAAPYFNPPVMALAWAVLVGGLLQLGYQLPHLKKIGMLVLPRLKWRDPSVWRVMKLMGPAVLGVSVSQISLIINTIFASFLSEGAVSWMYYADRLMEFPSGVLGVALGTILLPSLAKSFASGNQDEYSRLMDWGLRLCFLLALPSAVALGILAKPLTVSLFQYGKFSAFDALMTQRALVAYSVGLMGLIVVKVLVPGFYSRQDIKTPVKIAMVTLILTQIMNLIFIGPLQHAGLALSIGLASCLNAALLYWQLRKQDIFQPLPGWRGFLVRLLAAVIVMSLVLLGMLWWMPAWDDGNMTMRILRLLLVVVAGAGSYFATLALLGFRPRDFARRSV from the coding sequence ATGAATTTACTTAAATCACTGGCTGCCGTCAGTTCCATGACCATGTTATCGCGCGTATTAGGGTTTGTGCGCGATGCTATCGTCGCCCGCATTTTTGGTGCAGGCATGGCGACGGATGCCTTCTTTGTGGCGTTCAAACTCCCCAACCTGCTCCGCCGTATTTTCGCGGAGGGCGCATTCTCACAGGCGTTCGTGCCGATTCTGGCCGAATATAAAAGCCAGCAGGGCGATGAGGCTACGCGAACGTTCCTCGCTTATGTTTCCGGTATGCTGACGCTGATTCTGGCGTTGGTTACCGTAGCGGGGATGGTCGCCGCCCCCTGGGTTATTATGGTCACTGCCCCCGGTTTTGCCGCGACGCCTGAACGCTTTGAGCTGACCTCTAATCTATTAAGAGTCACGTTTCCCTATATCCTGCTGATCTCTCTGACCTCCATGGTCGGTTCGGTGCTGAACACGTGGAACCGTTTCTCGGTGCCAGCGTTTGCGCCGACGCTGCTTAACGTCAGCATGATTGGCTTCTCGCTGTTTGCCGCGCCATATTTTAATCCTCCTGTGATGGCGCTGGCTTGGGCGGTGTTGGTTGGCGGCTTACTACAACTTGGCTATCAACTGCCACATCTGAAAAAGATTGGCATGCTGGTGTTGCCGCGCCTGAAATGGCGTGACCCGAGCGTCTGGCGAGTCATGAAGTTGATGGGACCTGCGGTTTTAGGCGTGTCGGTGAGCCAAATTTCGCTGATCATCAACACCATTTTTGCGTCTTTCCTCAGCGAAGGAGCGGTATCATGGATGTATTACGCCGATCGTCTGATGGAATTTCCTTCCGGCGTGTTGGGTGTAGCGTTAGGGACGATCTTACTTCCGTCGCTGGCGAAAAGTTTTGCCAGTGGCAATCAAGATGAGTATTCCCGCCTGATGGATTGGGGGCTCCGACTGTGTTTTCTGCTGGCGCTGCCGAGTGCGGTAGCATTAGGTATTTTGGCGAAACCGTTAACGGTTTCGCTGTTCCAGTACGGCAAATTTAGCGCTTTTGATGCACTGATGACTCAGCGCGCGCTGGTTGCCTACTCGGTTGGATTGATGGGGTTGATAGTCGTCAAAGTCTTGGTACCCGGCTTTTATTCTCGGCAGGACATCAAGACGCCGGTAAAAATCGCGATGGTCACGCTGATTCTGACGCAAATTATGAACCTGATCTTTATTGGCCCGCTGCAACATGCGGGGCTGGCGCTGTCCATTGGCTTGGCTTCTTGCCTGAATGCAGCGCTGCTGTATTGGCAACTGCGTAAACAGGATATTTTCCAACCCCTTCCGGGTTGGCGGGGTTTTCTGGTTCGCCTGCTGGCCGCTGTTATCGTGATGTCGTTGGTTTTACTGGGGATGCTGTGGTGGATGCCCGCGTGGGATGACGGCAATATGACGATGCGCATCCTGCGATTGCTGCTGGTAGTGGTCGCGGGGGCGGGGTCCTATTTTGCCACGTTGGCACTGTTGGGATTCCGACCTCGGGATTTTGCCCGCCGTAGCGTGTAA
- the rimJ gene encoding ribosomal protein S5-alanine N-acetyltransferase, protein MFGYRSTPARVQLTTDRLVVRLAHERDAWRLAEYYSENRDFLKPWEPVRDASHCYPSGWQARLSVINDMHKQGSAYYFLLLDPNENEVCGVANFSNVLRGSFHACYLGYSLGQKWQGQGLMYEALQSALRYMQRQQHMHRIMANYMPHNQRSGNLLTRLGFEREGYAKDYLLIDGKWQDHVLTALTNVEWKSPR, encoded by the coding sequence ATGTTTGGCTATCGTTCAACGCCAGCAAGAGTGCAGTTGACAACCGACAGGCTGGTGGTGCGTCTGGCCCATGAACGCGATGCATGGCGCCTGGCTGAATACTATTCTGAGAATCGTGATTTCCTCAAACCATGGGAACCCGTGAGGGATGCGAGCCATTGTTACCCATCAGGCTGGCAGGCGCGGTTGAGCGTGATTAACGACATGCATAAGCAGGGCAGCGCCTATTACTTCCTCCTGTTGGATCCGAATGAAAACGAAGTGTGTGGTGTGGCTAATTTTAGCAACGTGCTACGGGGGTCGTTCCACGCCTGCTATCTGGGCTATTCCCTCGGTCAAAAATGGCAGGGGCAGGGGCTGATGTATGAAGCGTTGCAGTCGGCACTGCGTTATATGCAGCGCCAACAGCATATGCATCGCATCATGGCTAACTATATGCCGCATAACCAGCGTAGTGGGAATTTATTGACGCGTTTGGGTTTTGAACGCGAAGGTTATGCGAAAGACTATCTGCTGATTGATGGCAAATGGCAGGATCATGTATTAACCGCGCTGACTAACGTCGAGTGGAAATCTCCGCGTTAA
- a CDS encoding lipoprotein — MKKSGWMAAAAVLLAFTLSGCNKLTQYTLSEQEVNEYLQKHNDYQKQLGVPGVVDAHIVLTELSSQIGRAEPGKVTLTGNAKVDISSLLGNQAADMKLTLKAQPVFDKAQGAIYLKDMELVDYTVQPEKMQTVMKTLSPYLNQSLKSYFDQKPAYVLNADKSTTESLAKKMAKGIEIKPGQIVILFTD, encoded by the coding sequence ATGAAAAAATCAGGATGGATGGCAGCGGCAGCCGTGCTGCTTGCCTTTACACTCAGCGGCTGTAATAAACTTACCCAATACACGCTCAGTGAACAGGAAGTGAATGAGTATCTGCAAAAACACAATGATTACCAGAAACAACTAGGCGTGCCTGGCGTGGTGGATGCACACATCGTTTTAACCGAATTATCCAGCCAGATTGGCCGTGCTGAACCGGGTAAAGTGACCCTGACGGGTAATGCAAAGGTCGATATTTCCTCTCTGCTGGGTAATCAGGCTGCGGATATGAAGCTTACACTGAAAGCACAGCCAGTATTTGATAAAGCCCAAGGCGCGATTTATCTGAAGGACATGGAACTGGTTGATTACACTGTGCAGCCAGAGAAAATGCAGACGGTGATGAAAACGCTGAGCCCTTACCTCAATCAATCGCTAAAAAGCTATTTTGATCAAAAACCGGCTTATGTGCTGAATGCAGATAAGAGTACGACAGAATCGCTGGCGAAGAAGATGGCGAAAGGTATCGAAATTAAGCCGGGTCAGATCGTTATCCTGTTTACTGACTGA
- a CDS encoding lysozyme inhibitor LprI family protein produces MRHIAFYSLCIGIIHSFFFASSVNAASFDCKKAEGKIDRTICNHPELSSLDEEMSALYFSIKNDPIIPPENLKIRQKTFLSARNACAREKNVSTCLEDSYQEIINEYQQTPRSTDIDNFQFSMNIKKRYIRFDLSYPEWSYLADVYVTAAGCSEGTWCESNGYLAVKDTTTELITQVIYLPRAFFFMEAGGYNKIRISYNKKMKGLLSIFDDTQGYDVNIIIPCASGSGKVNEMEFQYRNNRVYFLIDKNSCARKID; encoded by the coding sequence ATGCGCCATATTGCATTTTATAGTCTCTGTATAGGGATAATACATAGCTTCTTTTTCGCCAGTTCAGTTAATGCTGCAAGTTTCGACTGTAAGAAAGCAGAGGGAAAAATAGATCGTACAATATGCAACCATCCCGAACTCTCCTCTCTGGATGAAGAAATGAGCGCTTTGTATTTTAGTATAAAAAACGATCCCATTATTCCGCCTGAGAACCTGAAAATAAGGCAGAAAACCTTCCTCTCTGCAAGAAATGCCTGCGCGCGTGAAAAAAATGTATCGACATGTCTGGAGGATAGTTATCAAGAAATTATTAATGAGTATCAACAAACGCCAAGAAGTACAGATATAGATAATTTTCAATTTAGTATGAACATTAAAAAAAGATACATACGGTTCGATCTGTCCTATCCTGAATGGTCATATTTGGCAGATGTTTATGTGACAGCAGCCGGGTGTTCTGAAGGAACATGGTGTGAATCAAATGGGTATCTGGCCGTCAAAGATACCACGACAGAGTTAATCACACAGGTTATCTATTTACCTCGCGCATTTTTCTTCATGGAAGCTGGCGGCTATAATAAAATAAGAATTTCATATAATAAGAAAATGAAAGGATTACTATCCATATTTGATGACACTCAAGGATACGACGTAAACATCATCATTCCATGCGCATCAGGTAGTGGAAAGGTCAATGAAATGGAGTTTCAATATAGGAACAATCGAGTTTATTTTCTGATTGATAAGAATAGCTGCGCACGGAAAATTGATTAG
- the mdtH gene encoding multidrug efflux MFS transporter MdtH, giving the protein MPLMSQARSLGKYFLLLDNMLVVLGFFVVFPLISIRFVDDLGWAALLVGIALGLRQFIQQGLGIFGGAIADRFGAKPMIITGMLLRASGFVFMAIADEPWLLWLSCALSGLGGTLFDPPRTALVIKLIRPQERGRFYSLLMMQDSAGAVIGALIGSWLLQYDFEIVCWAGAVIFVLAAALNAWLLPAYRISTVRTPIGEGLMRVIRDRRFLMYVLTLTGYYMLAVQVLLMLPIMVNQLAGTPSAVKWMYAIEATLSLTLLYPIARWSEKHFRLEQRLMAGLFIMSVSMFPIGMTTELQTLLMLISLFYIGSIIAEPARETLSASLADSRARGSYMGFSRLGLALGGAIGYSGGGWLFDTGHALNQPELPWFMLGTIGLLTLAALYWQFNQRRIEPAMLGGH; this is encoded by the coding sequence ATGCCTCTGATGTCGCAAGCTCGGAGCTTGGGTAAATATTTTTTATTACTAGATAATATGCTGGTGGTTTTAGGGTTCTTCGTGGTTTTCCCCCTTATTTCCATTCGTTTTGTCGACGATCTCGGCTGGGCTGCATTATTGGTCGGCATCGCCCTGGGATTGCGCCAGTTTATTCAGCAAGGGCTCGGTATTTTCGGCGGGGCTATTGCCGATCGGTTTGGTGCCAAGCCGATGATTATTACCGGGATGCTGCTACGCGCCTCCGGTTTTGTGTTCATGGCAATTGCCGACGAACCCTGGCTGCTCTGGTTGTCTTGTGCGCTATCCGGTCTCGGTGGCACGTTATTCGATCCCCCGCGTACCGCGCTGGTGATCAAACTAATTCGTCCGCAGGAACGCGGTCGTTTCTATTCGCTGTTGATGATGCAAGACAGCGCGGGTGCTGTTATCGGCGCTCTCATCGGCAGTTGGTTGCTTCAGTACGATTTCGAGATTGTCTGTTGGGCGGGGGCCGTCATCTTCGTGCTTGCGGCTGCGCTCAATGCCTGGCTGCTGCCAGCCTATCGCATTTCGACGGTAAGAACGCCGATCGGGGAAGGCCTGATGCGCGTGATCCGCGATCGCCGTTTCCTGATGTACGTATTAACGCTGACGGGCTACTACATGCTGGCCGTGCAGGTGCTGTTGATGCTCCCCATTATGGTCAATCAACTCGCCGGAACGCCGTCTGCCGTGAAATGGATGTATGCTATTGAAGCGACGCTGTCTCTGACGCTGCTTTATCCTATCGCCCGCTGGAGCGAGAAACACTTCCGGCTGGAACAGCGCCTGATGGCAGGGCTTTTTATCATGTCCGTCAGCATGTTTCCGATCGGAATGACGACGGAACTTCAAACCCTGTTGATGCTTATCAGCCTGTTTTACATCGGCTCGATTATCGCCGAACCCGCGCGTGAAACCTTGAGTGCCTCACTGGCAGATTCCCGAGCCAGAGGCAGCTATATGGGGTTCAGTCGGCTTGGCCTAGCGCTAGGTGGCGCGATTGGCTACAGCGGCGGCGGCTGGCTGTTTGATACCGGCCATGCGCTGAATCAACCGGAGCTACCGTGGTTCATGCTCGGCACCATCGGGCTCCTGACGTTAGCCGCACTGTACTGGCAGTTCAACCAACGTCGTATCGAACCAGCAATGTTAGGTGGTCATTAG
- the grxB gene encoding glutaredoxin 2, with protein sequence MKLYIYDHCPYCVKARMIFGLKNIPVELQILANDDAATPERLIGQKMVPILQKDDGSYMPESMDIVHFIDNYDRKPLLTGSTNPAISAWLRKVTEYTPRLIIPRFAQAAFEEFASAPARQYFINKKEAQLGNFADHLSHSQGLIKKLNHDLQDLDPLIAQPNACNGVLSTDDIDLFPLLRSLSIVAGVTPPSRVADYRDNMAKQTQVTLLSSLAI encoded by the coding sequence ATGAAGCTCTACATTTACGATCACTGTCCCTACTGCGTTAAAGCACGCATGATCTTCGGCCTGAAAAATATCCCCGTCGAACTGCAAATATTAGCGAACGACGACGCTGCGACGCCAGAGCGACTGATCGGCCAGAAAATGGTGCCCATTCTGCAAAAAGATGATGGCAGCTACATGCCAGAAAGCATGGACATCGTGCATTTCATCGATAATTACGACCGCAAGCCGCTGCTGACGGGTTCAACCAATCCAGCAATCTCTGCTTGGCTACGCAAAGTTACGGAATATACACCACGTCTGATTATTCCCCGCTTTGCTCAGGCAGCCTTTGAAGAGTTTGCCTCCGCTCCTGCCCGACAATATTTTATTAATAAGAAAGAAGCTCAGCTCGGTAATTTTGCTGACCACCTGAGTCATTCTCAGGGGCTGATTAAGAAATTGAACCATGATTTACAGGATCTTGATCCGCTGATTGCTCAGCCGAACGCCTGTAACGGCGTGTTATCAACGGATGACATCGATCTCTTCCCACTGCTCCGTTCACTGTCTATCGTTGCGGGCGTTACGCCACCTTCTCGCGTTGCGGACTATCGGGATAACATGGCGAAGCAGACGCAGGTAACACTACTCAGCAGCCTGGCAATTTAG
- a CDS encoding phosphatase, which yields MYPVDLHMHTVASTHAYSTLHDYIAEAQQKNIRLFAITDHGPDMADAPHYWHFMNMRVWPRLVDGVGILRGIEANIKNIEGDIDCTGPMLEQVDVIIAGFHEPVFPPQDKETHTAAMIATMARGDAHIISHPGNPKFPVDIRAIAEAAAKYSVALELNNSSFMHSRKGSEPNCRAIAEAVRDAGGLLSLGSDSHIAFSLGDFTHCERILQEVNFPQDRILNVSPRRVLDFLEQRGMPAIAELVDL from the coding sequence ATGTATCCCGTCGATTTACATATGCACACCGTTGCCAGTACCCATGCTTACAGTACCCTGCACGATTACATCGCCGAGGCGCAGCAAAAAAATATCCGCCTGTTTGCTATTACCGATCATGGCCCTGATATGGCAGATGCGCCGCATTATTGGCACTTCATGAATATGCGCGTTTGGCCGCGGTTGGTTGATGGTGTTGGCATTCTGCGCGGTATCGAAGCGAATATTAAAAATATCGAAGGTGACATCGATTGCACCGGACCTATGTTGGAGCAGGTGGATGTGATTATTGCGGGCTTTCATGAACCGGTTTTTCCACCGCAAGATAAAGAAACGCATACTGCTGCAATGATCGCGACCATGGCGCGTGGGGATGCACATATCATTAGCCATCCCGGTAACCCGAAGTTTCCCGTCGATATCCGCGCGATTGCGGAAGCTGCGGCGAAATACAGTGTGGCATTAGAGCTGAATAACTCTTCTTTCATGCATTCACGCAAAGGTAGTGAGCCAAACTGTCGGGCGATTGCTGAAGCGGTACGTGACGCCGGTGGGTTGCTTTCTTTAGGTTCGGATTCCCATATTGCGTTTTCTCTGGGAGACTTTACCCACTGTGAACGTATTTTGCAGGAAGTGAACTTCCCGCAGGATCGGATATTAAATGTCAGCCCCCGGCGTGTGTTGGATTTCCTTGAGCAACGTGGGATGCCTGCAATCGCTGAACTGGTTGATTTGTGA